The stretch of DNA AAATCCCCATCAAATGATATTAAGCCATTTTCATGTCGATCAAAGATGGCACCCAATTCCATTCTGTTTCCTCAAGACAGCAACAGTCGACCGAGAGTCGTTTATTTCATTCAAAGAACTATAGTATATATCAGAATACATCCATATAAGAATCTAATTATTATGAGTTGAAATAAAATGTTTCGAAAGTAAGACGTGAGCAAGGGTTTTGTCCTCAAATGAACAAATTTCAATTCACATAAACAAAACTAAAACCAGCAAGAAACAAACAATTACAAAGTTTAGCTTTGATTGTTAGTTAgctatgtttattttgtttgttgcCAAGGATTGTCTCCATAATAATAGGCAGTGCCAACCATTAGCGCCACTGTAGCACCTTGGACAACCACACGAGCCCTCATTAACTTCTGGCCTAATTGAGAATTACCTCGTCTAAAGCTGATTAAACCAGCCGTTAGTACGCCGGCAGTAATAAGTGCGCCTGAAATTAACACAGCAAAGTTAATCAAAGAACACTAACCAACAAAGTTAAATGACCAGATGAGCGATCAAAGCAAAGAAAAGGAAAAGCCGAAAAGGTTATGTtcaacaatattcattcataATGTAAAATTGATGTTCCACCACTGTCAATTTCCACTTAAgtacatatataaaaattgtaaataatcaAATTCCTTCATTCTTTGTATATACAAACAGACCCAATATTATTTCCAAATTCACATGAATGGTGATTTCATTAGAGAGATAAACCTCAACCATACATCCTATgtccttcacattttttttcaatcatGCAAAACAGATCAAATTACTTGTCCCCCCAAACAAAGAAAACAGAGTATAAATTCCAATATATAAGTTAAGAAATTCATTTCCTATATCCATCAGTGTTCAACAGTAAGCAACCTATGAAGTACTGAGActgacacgacacggacacagACACGTAGAAACCAGTAAtaacttaagaaaataaaagtgattgtATATAATCAGTAATCACAAGTGTCAGTGTCACACACACCACCACAATCTAAGGTATCACTGCaacatactccctccagtccttgatataagaaaatttttattttcaacattGAAAGATTGATGTATCttagtctataatataggttagatacatcaattttttaatgtatctaaaaagtaatctttttcttatattaaggactttttttttttttaaaaaggcaAATATTATTAGAAAGATAAGCACAAGGAGTACTTAGGATAATTACAAGGAGAAACAAAAGGGAAGCACACAAAACCGCCTAAACAGAAGCTACACCCAAAACACATACACAGAGGgcaaaaaacacaaaaacatcAAAACAGAGCTCCTGTACAAAACCAGAACACTCAGCAGCAGCACCCTCCGCCTCACACATCAGGGACAAAAACGCCACCTACTGCTGCTTCAGCCCACCACTTAATGCGTAAGGTAAATACCGGGGTCCCAACACCATTCATAGAACAAGCAAATTGGGATTTTTCTCCGACTCAGCCCCCATCGCCACGAAAGCAATTTAATATCGTCTACAATTTTCTCCACATCTTTAATGCCATTCGCAAAACACAAATCATTCCGCGATCTCCAAATCCTCCACACCGTCGTGTGCCAAATCAGAGAAAAACCTTTCCTAGCCTTAGCGCTGGAAGCAGCCCCCATAAGGCTCTCGAGCAACACGAAAAGATTCGGCGGCATAATAACAACAACTCCAAGCCACCGAAAAATATCATTCCACACACCTTAGCCGCGAACTCACAAAACATGAAGAGGTGGGAAACATCTTCCTCCCTCCTGCCAGTACAGTGCACACAATCCAGCGACCCACCCATCAGTattctttcttatattaaggactagagggagtagtAAGCAACAGTTGCAATCTAGAAACTTGATTGATCACAACCAACCAAAGCAATAATATCTTATCCTTCACAAAGCAATTATCAGGCAAAATAATCCCAATGGAATACAAGCAGATTCAGTATCACTATCAAGCAAACAATGAAAATGACGCACATTGAGATACCAACTAAAACAAGTAAATCCAAACCTTCTCAATTTATGGATCACATGTATCAATAATGTTATTGAAGCATCATGAACCTACAAGTTTTCTACTCAACAACCATATACAAAAACCTTTTCCCATTTTCTTTCTCACTAGACAAATTCAATAGCATACACCATTCCCCATTTCCAACAACCGTAAAAATCCACCAAATTTTCCCCCAAATCAATGCATATCCCTAATAATAAACCTTCTAAACTCTTTATTGACCCATATACACTTCAATTTCTTtcaatgaaaaaagaaaaaaaaaaatcctaatacCAAAATGAAAATTGACGTAACAAGATGTGAAGAATTGAAATTAGATTAgatgatgaaaataataataataaaagaaaaagggttTTTACTTACCTACGGGAACGTAAGGGTTCCTAACGCGCTTCTTCTCTTGAAGAAAATCTTCAAAAGCGGGTTCCGAATTACTacccatcttgattattatcaAAATCGATTATGAAGCTCCGAATTACTAC from Trifolium pratense cultivar HEN17-A07 linkage group LG5, ARS_RC_1.1, whole genome shotgun sequence encodes:
- the LOC123883020 gene encoding RING-H2 finger protein ATL48-like, coding for MGSNSEPAFEDFLQEKKRVRNPYVPVGALITAGVLTAGLISFRRGNSQLGQKLMRARVVVQGATVALMVGTAYYYGDNPWQQTK